In a genomic window of Syngnathus typhle isolate RoL2023-S1 ecotype Sweden linkage group LG4, RoL_Styp_1.0, whole genome shotgun sequence:
- the ddias gene encoding uncharacterized protein ddias, producing the protein MSVRRALVDCTVLSLQDPCVFYPCCKNCFCRMDVEPRNTTRSRCSRCAYNCERYHLEYRYRLSVLVTRDTSIFGVTVFGSCLNPFFGIPATQFQRVLENSDGPSEASTGSKLLARAVEDCFIGRHLVFGIKVTDSQSSPWLGDRNPGASGGKDMPQFTATQLIFPKVAGLEGHSVLRCYQCLLRKADEPQRESIDSNKSRGIMTTLPRRIPQDSPASSFNNVTLSRLFSHSLHRSQHHDGSLTPTPPWQQSLGLVTSSAEQEEEEKDCRTSDDNQSTAKEQCTFFDTPPFSLCSPARNIIDSSLKLLTPAIPPRLNYPLVSECQASRQPEDSLLSRSLVWEDLPFSESLTAFLNEQDKYLDTTKDNNLPNESISARTNTTKAPGSKSRILTDIANTKALNEEGEGVYNCSLDLFSLSSADLCEEIVQPPRSQKRVKTATEAHKTPSRDITHWDHSLCLDFIPSSQSTPNVRISPSSSSPHPLSSQRLKNISKRRFQKHRLAIQGGIRNGKPASECDTPRRWSADDFVIVPPTPAKLKVENDCSREKMPSHLVVTKRCDAAGFGGIAQLNHTIKETPANGSLFKDEACDWSRDLFSDSV; encoded by the exons ATGTCTGTTCGACGAGCTCTGGTGGACTGTACCGTGCTGTCGTTACAAGATCCTTGTGTGTTTTATCCGTGCTGCAAGAACTGCTTCTGCAGAATGGATGTGGAGCCACGTAACACGACGAG aTCCAGATGTTCCAGGTGTGCCTATAATTGTGAAAGGTATCATCTGGAGTACAGATATCGTCTTTCAGTGTTGGTGACCAGGGACACAAGTATATTTGGAGTTACTGTGTTTGGCAGCTGTCTGAACCCATTCTTTGGCATCCCCGCAACTCAATTTCAAAG AGTGTTGGAGAACTCGGATGGACCGTCCGAGGCATCAACCGGATCCAAATTGCTTGCCAGGGCCGTCGAGGACTGTTTTATTGGCAGACATCTTGTCTTTGGGATAAAA GTCACAGATTCACAAAGTTCCCCATGGTTAGGAGATCGTAATCCAGGTGCTTCTGGTGGCAAGGACATGCCCCAGTTTACCGCCACTCAGCTGATTTTCCCAAAAGTCGCAGGCTTGGAAGGGCACTCTGTCCTCAGGTGCTATCAGTGCCTCCTTCGGAAAGCAGACGAACCTCAGCGGGAATCTATTGATTCCAACAAATCCCGCGGGATCATGACCACATTGCCACGACGGATTCCTCAAGATTCTCCTGCCAGCAGCTTCAATAACGTCACTCTATCCCGTCTTTTTTCCCACTCCCTGCATAG GTCACAGCACCACGACGGCAGCCTCACTCCCACGCCGCCATGGCAACAATCGCTGGGACTTGTTACTTCATCCGCCgagcaggaggaagaagagaaagaCTGCCGCACATCTGATGACAACCAATCAACTGCCAAAGAGCAATGCACTTTTTTTGACACGCCGCCGTTTTCTCTCTGCTCGCCAGCGAGAAATATTATCGATTCCTCCTTGAAGCTTTTGACCCCTGCTATCCCTCCACGGTTGAATTATCCTCTGGTCTCCGAATGTCAGGCCTCCAGGCAGCCGGAAGATTCACTTTTGTCTCGTTCACTGGTGTGGGAAGATTTGCCTTTTTCGGAGAGTCTGACAGCGTTTTTGAACGAGCAAGATAAATATTTGGACACAACAAAAGACAACAACCTGCCTAATGAATCTATTTCTGCTCGTACCAATACCACAAAGGCGCCAGGAAGCAAGTCCCGGATTTTAACAGACATCGCTAACACTAAAGCGCTCAACGAAGAAGGTGAAGGTGTCTACAATTGTTCTTTGGACCTCTTTAGTTTAAGCTCAGCGGACCTATGCGAGGAAATCGTGCAGCCGCCAAGGAGTCAAAAGCGCGTCAAAACAGCCACTGAAGCTCATAAAACACCTTCTCGAGACATAACACACTGGGATCATTCTTTATGTCTTGACTTTATTCCATCTTCTCAGTCTACTCCCAATGTTAGAATTAGCCCATCCTCCTCTTCCCCACATCCATTGTCATCCCAGAGACTTAAAAACATCTCAAAAAGACGATTCCAGAAGCACCGTCTGGCAATCCAGGGAGGGATTCGGAACGGAAAGCCGGCAAGTGAATGTGACACGCCTCGGAGATGGTCAGCGGACGACTTTGTCATTGTCCCTCCTACTCCTGCTAAACTCAAGGTGGAAAATGATTGCTCTCGGGAAAAAATGCCATCGCATTTGGTGGTAACAAAGCGGTGTGATGCAGCAGGCTTTGGTGGAATCGCACAATTGAACCACACAATCAAAGAAACGCCAGCTAACGGTTCCCTATTTAAAGACGAAGCCTGTGATTGGTCCAGAGATTTGTTCTCGGACTCTGTATGA
- the LOC133153269 gene encoding putative gonadotropin-releasing hormone II receptor produces the protein MSASMYQVSTELQPANVTCNVSSPCLELPTFSTAAKVRVIVTFILCGVSAFCNLAVLRVAYVDGKRKSHVRVLIVNLTLADLLVTFVVMPVDAAWNITVQWLAGDFACRLLMFLKLLAMYSGAFVTVVISLDRQSAILNPLAINEARKRNKFMLVVAWTMSVLLSIPQLFLFHNVTIKYPGDFTQCTTRGNFGSHWHETAYNMFTFFCLFLLPLAIMITCYTRIFAEISKRLKRDNAFSTEVQLRCSKNNIPRARMRTLKMSVVIVSSFIVCWTPYYLLGLWYWFFPDDLEGKVSHSLTHLLFIFGLVNACLDPLIYGLFSIRFRKGPLRKSHCSSRAATDTNTVITGSFASSPNVVMLKQEASSGSQETSPMCDSGTPGTDNRFLTTSNIVHKDLESII, from the exons ATGAGTGCTAGTATGTACCAAGTATCTACCGAGCTCCAGCCCGCTAACGTCACCTGCAACGTGTCGTCGCCATGCCTGGAGCTGCCCACCTTCAGCACTGCCGCCAAAGTCCGGGTGATCGTCACCTTCATCTTGTGCGGCGTGTCGGCCTTCTGCAACCTCGCCGTGCTGCGTGTAGCCTACGTGGACGGAAAGCGCAAATCCCACGTTCGGGTTCTGATAGTCAACCTGACGCTAGCTGACCTCCTGGTGACGTTCGTGGTGATGCCCGTGGATGCGGCGTGGAACATCACGGTGCAGTGGCTGGCGGGTGATTTTGCCTGCAGGCTCCTGATGTTCCTCAAGCTTCTGGCCATGTACTCGGGTGCTTTCGTCACCGTGGTGATCAGCCTGGACCGCCAGTCGGCTATTCTCAACCCGCTGGCCATCAACGAGGCCCGGAAGAGGAACAAGTTCATGCTGGTGGTTGCGTGGACCATGAGCGTTTTGCTCTCCATCCCTCAG CTGTTCCTGTTCCACAACGTGACCATCAAGTATCCCGGGGACTTCACGCAGTGCACCACACGAGGAAATTTTGGGAGCCATTGGCACGAGACAGCGTACAACATGTTCACTTTCTTCTGCCTCTTCTTGCTGCCCCTGGCTATCATGATCACGTGTTACACCAGGATCTTCGCTGAGATCTCCAAGCGCCTGAAAAGGGACAACG CTTTCTCCACTGAGGTCCAATTGCGCTGCTCCAAGAACAACATCCCCAGAGCTCGGATGAGGACTCTAAAGATGAGCGTGGTGATCGTGTCTTCCTTCATCGTCTGCTGGACTCCTTATTACCTGCTTGGCCTGTGGTACTGGTTCTTCCCTGATGACCTGGAAGGGAAGGTCTCCCACTCGCTCACCCACCTCCTGTTCATCTTCGGGCTCGTCAACGCCTGCCTGGACCCGCTCATCTACGGCCTGTTTAGCATTCGCTTCCGCAAGGGTCCCCTCCGCAAGTCCCACTGCAGTTCACGAGCGGCCACGGACACCAATACGGTTATAACGGGATCTTTTGCCAGCTCCCCAAATGTTGTTATGCTGAAACAAGAGGCGAGTTCCGGTAGCCAGGAGACCTCCCCGATGTGTGATAGCGGGACGCCGGGGACCGACAACCGCTTCCTGACAACAAGCAACATAGTACACAAAGATCTGGAGAGCATCATATGA